Proteins co-encoded in one Arachis hypogaea cultivar Tifrunner chromosome 13, arahy.Tifrunner.gnm2.J5K5, whole genome shotgun sequence genomic window:
- the LOC140177660 gene encoding uncharacterized protein, whose protein sequence is MYYDLKKMFWWPGMKGDAATVVSKCLTCQKVKIEHQKPSGMLQPLDIPQWKWEGIAMEFVTGLPRTRSGFDTYETTEASVLAPDLVAETTKKIKKIQRRKPLGFEEHVFLRVTPTTGIGRAIKTKKLNPRYIGPFEILRRFGPVAYQVALLPHLSNLYDVFHMSQLCKYTSDAAHVLDPESVELRENLTFQVTPVRIDDTNVKKLREKEVQLVKVAWKLMGGKMPVKNFQKLFSKMALQAQS, encoded by the exons ATGTACTatgacttaaagaagatgttctggtggcctgggatGAAAGGTGATGCAGCTACAGTTGTGTCTAAGTGCCTGACTTGTCAGAAGGTAAAGATAGAGCATCAAAAACCGTCAGGAATGTTACAGCCACTTGAtattcctcagtggaagtgggaaggaattgcaaTGGAATTTGTGACTGGTTTACCAAGGACTAGGTCAGGATTTGATACG TATGAGACTACTGAAGCAAGTGTTTTGGCTCCTGATTTGGTAGCAGAGACtactaagaagattaagaagatTCAG AGAAGGAAACCATTGGGATTTGAAGAGCATGTATTTCTGAGAGTTACACCAACAACTGGGATTGGAAGAGCAATCAaaacaaagaagttgaatccgaggtatataggaccgtttgagattctgaGGCGATTTGGGCCGGTGGCATATCAAGTAGCTTTGCTGCCTCACTTGTCTAACTTGTATGACGTATTCCACATGTCACAACTCTGTAAGTACACGTcggatgcggctcatgtgttGGATCCCGAGTCGGTTGAGTTGAGGGAGAACTTGACTTTTCAAGTAACGCCGGTGCGTATTGACGACACCAATGTAAAGAAGTTACGTGAAAAAGAAGTTCAGTTGGTTAAAGTTGCTTGGAAGCTGATGGGTGGAAAAATGCCAGTTAAGAATttccaaaaatt